GGCTGGCGGACCTGCTGGACTGCCGCATTGACGCCATCACGGTGTGGGAGTTTCCGGCAATGCTGGCCACACCGTTTCCCACCACCGATTGGTCGCCCCGGGTGGAAGCCGAGCGGGGCCTGGCCGAGGCCGTGGAAGCGGCCTTCGAAGGTAAAGGCACTCCGGAGGGTCTCACCCAGTCAGCGGTGGCCGGCCAGGCCGCCGGGGTGCTGATGGAAGCCAGCCGCGGGGCGGAGATGCTGGTGGTGGGCAACCGTGGGCGCGGTGGGTTTGCCGGCCTGCTGCTTGGTTCTGTCAGCACCACTGTGGCGGCGCACGCCTACTGTCCGGTGCTCATTGCCCGTCCCCACCGGGACTAGGACCACCGGTGGACCGGGCCCCACCGGGACTAGGACTACCGGTGGGCCGGAACGCGGCGCAGCAGCACGGCTGCACCGGCGGCGGCCAGCACCATGGTGAGCATGCCGATCAGCGACGTGATGTTGACGCCGGAATCGAAGGCGGCCTGCGCGGAATGCAGCAGCGCCGATCCTGCCTCACCCGGCAGGCCGCGGGCCGCTTCCACCGCTCCGCCGAGGGTTTCCCCGGCCGCGGCGGTCTGTTCGGAACTCAGGCCGGCCGGAACCTCGACGCCGTTGCGGTAGGAAGCGGTCAGGATGCTGCCCAGCACGGCCGTCCCCAGCACGGAGCCGATCTCGTACGCGGTCTCGGAAATGGCCGAAGCGGATCCGGCGCGGGACGGCGGAACGCTGGCCAGGATCAGGTCGTTGGAAATGGTTTCCGCGGCACCCACGCCCACTCCCAGGAACAGGAACGCGATCACCAGTTCCAGCAGGGTCACTGATTCACCGGCAACAAAGACCAGGCCGTAGCCGGCGGCGTTGAACAGCAGGCCGGCCGCAACCACGATCGCCGGGCGGACACGCTTCACCAGGGGCACCACGGCCAGGCCGGCGATGACGGTCAGCACCAGGCCGGGCAGCATGGTCAGGCCGGCTTCGATCGGCGTCTGCCCCACCACCAGCTGCAGGTGCTGGGAGAGGAAGAAGATGAAGCCCACCATGGCGAACAGGCTCAGCAGGTTCGAGGCGATGGAGCCGCTGAAGACCGGGTTCTGGAACAGCCGGACATCGAGCATGGGCTTTTCGCGGGACAGCTGGCGGCGGACAAACAGGAAGCCGAGCACCAGGCCGACGGCGATGAACGGCAGGCCGGCCGCGGCGCCGTCGTGCGCAAATTCCTTGATGCCGTAGGTCACGGAGAGCATGGCACCCATGACTAGCACGACGCCGAGCCGGTCAACGGCGCCGGGGCTGGGGTCCTTGGACTCGGGCAGCAGGATGGGGGCGAAGATCAGCAGCGGCAGCAGCACCGGGATGGACAGCAGGAACACCGAGCCCCACCAGAAGTGCTCGAGCAGCACGCCGCCCACAATCGGGCCGAGGGCCGCGCCGCCGGAGAAACCGGCCGCCCAGATGGCAACGGCAAACCGGCGCTGGGACGGGTCGGTGAAGATATTGCGGATCAGGGACAGTGTGGCCGGCATCAGCATGGCACCGAATACAGCCATCAGGGCGCGGGCAACGATCAGCAGCGCCGCCGAGGGCGCGAACGCAGCCACCAGGGAGAAGACCCCGAAGCCCACACTGCCGATCATCAGCAGGCGCAGCCGGCCGATCCGGTCACCGAGGCTGCCCATCGGCACCAGCAGGCCGGCCAGGACCAGGGCATAGACATCCACAATCCACAGCAGTTCGACGCCGGTGGGCGCCAGAGCCTGCGACAGCGACGGGATGGCGAAGCTGAGGACGTTGTTATCGATGGAGACGAGCAGCACGGGCAGCATCAGGATGACGAGTCCCCACCATTCGCGCGTGCCTGCACGCGTAACTGCGGGATTTTCCTGGACCGCCAGCACAGCGACCTCCTTCTGGAACAACGTTAGGGATTCATCACGGGAAACATACGAATATCTACTGTACCGTCTAGACTGTACGGTGGCGAATCTGCGGCAGTTTCGTCCGCCGATGGCGTAGCGTGAAACCATGCCCAACTCTCGTCCCGCCCGGGACCGCATCCTCGACGCTTACGAGGACCTGCTTATTAACGAAGGCCCGCGAGGTGCCACCCTGGATGCCGTCGTCGCGCGCGCCGAGGTTTCCAAAGGCGGCCTGCTCTATCACTTCAAGAACAAGGAAGCGATGGCCAGCGCGCTGATCGAAAGGCTCCGGGAGCTGGCTGCCACCGATCTGCAGACCATGCGTGAGGACCCTGAAGGCCCGGCACGCTACCTCGTCCGCAGTTCCGTGTATGTGGGCAGCGAGCTGGACCGGGCGTTGATTGCCGTGGTGCGCCTTGCCCAGGCCTCGGATACAGCGGCATCGGACCTGCTGCAGGAGATCCACCGCAGCTGGTTCGACCTGGTCCAGCAGGAGATCGGCGATCCGGCCATTTCCCGGGCGGTTATGCTGCTCGCGGACGGGCTCTACTACAACGAGGGACTGCCCGGCGGCTGGCCGCAGGACACCCGGGACACCCGCTCCCGCTCGGTTCCCGAACTGCTCAACGTGGTGGACCTGCTCAAGTCCCACGCGCAGCAGGCGCGGGCGTAACCCGCCCCTTCCCGCGATTGCCCGGCGTGGCAGGGCGGACTCCGCATGTGGCATCTGGCACTCTAGGGGCATGGAAACAAGCACAGCTGACCTGTACGACGAGCGCGGAGACGACCTGGTCTCGGTGTCCCTGCAGTTCCAGGACCTGGGCGGGCACATCGGTTTCACCGGACCGGTCCGCACCGTCCGCTGTCTGGAGGACAACGGGCTGGTCAAGTCCCTGCTGAACTCCCCCGGGGAGGGCGCGGTGCTGGTGATCGACGGCGCCGGGTCGCTGAACACCGCATTGATGGGGGACATGATCGCGGCCGCCGCCGCGGAGAACGGCTGGGCCGGCGTCGTCATCAACGGCGCCATCCGCGACCGCGCCGCCGTCGCGAAGCTGCCGCTGGGGGTGAAGGCGCTGGGATCCAACCCGCGCAAGAGCGCCAAGAACTCTGTCGGCGAGGTGGATGTGCCCGTAGAGTTCGGCGGCGTCACCTTCCGTCCCGGCGCAGTGCTCTACGCCGACGAGGACGGGATCCTCGTCGAACCCTAGGAGTCCCAATGGCCAACGTCCTGCTGTTCCACCACGCCCTTGGGCTGACGTCCGGCATGGACGCCTTCGCCGAGGTCCTGCGCGAAGCCGGCCACACGGTGACGGTGCCCGATCTCTATGACGGGCGCACCTTCACCGATCTGGCGGACGGGGTGGCCTACGCCCAAGAGATCGGCATGGACACCATCGAAGAACTGGGCGTCAGTATTGCGAACCGGTTCCCGGAGGAAATGGTCTATATCGGCTTCTCCCTCGGCGTGATACCGGCCCAGTGTCTGGCGCAGACCCGCCCCGGTGCCCGTGGCGCGGTGCTGGTCAGCGGCTGCGTGCCGCTTGGCGCCTTCGCTGACACCTGGCCGGCCGATGTGCCGGTGCAGATCCACGGCATGGACGCCGATGAAGAATTCGTCGACAGCGGCGACCTGGACG
This window of the Arthrobacter sp. zg-Y919 genome carries:
- a CDS encoding MFS transporter, with the protein product MLAVQENPAVTRAGTREWWGLVILMLPVLLVSIDNNVLSFAIPSLSQALAPTGVELLWIVDVYALVLAGLLVPMGSLGDRIGRLRLLMIGSVGFGVFSLVAAFAPSAALLIVARALMAVFGAMLMPATLSLIRNIFTDPSQRRFAVAIWAAGFSGGAALGPIVGGVLLEHFWWGSVFLLSIPVLLPLLIFAPILLPESKDPSPGAVDRLGVVLVMGAMLSVTYGIKEFAHDGAAAGLPFIAVGLVLGFLFVRRQLSREKPMLDVRLFQNPVFSGSIASNLLSLFAMVGFIFFLSQHLQLVVGQTPIEAGLTMLPGLVLTVIAGLAVVPLVKRVRPAIVVAAGLLFNAAGYGLVFVAGESVTLLELVIAFLFLGVGVGAAETISNDLILASVPPSRAGSASAISETAYEIGSVLGTAVLGSILTASYRNGVEVPAGLSSEQTAAAGETLGGAVEAARGLPGEAGSALLHSAQAAFDSGVNITSLIGMLTMVLAAAGAAVLLRRVPAHR
- the rraA gene encoding ribonuclease E activity regulator RraA, with protein sequence METSTADLYDERGDDLVSVSLQFQDLGGHIGFTGPVRTVRCLEDNGLVKSLLNSPGEGAVLVIDGAGSLNTALMGDMIAAAAAENGWAGVVINGAIRDRAAVAKLPLGVKALGSNPRKSAKNSVGEVDVPVEFGGVTFRPGAVLYADEDGILVEP
- a CDS encoding dienelactone hydrolase family protein, with product MANVLLFHHALGLTSGMDAFAEVLREAGHTVTVPDLYDGRTFTDLADGVAYAQEIGMDTIEELGVSIANRFPEEMVYIGFSLGVIPAQCLAQTRPGARGAVLVSGCVPLGAFADTWPADVPVQIHGMDADEEFVDSGDLDAAENLAATTPNAELILYPGTAHLFADISLPDYDMDHAFALTRMVLQFLDRVG
- a CDS encoding universal stress protein, producing MAEGTRKRIVVGVDGSEESLEALRLARRLADLLDCRIDAITVWEFPAMLATPFPTTDWSPRVEAERGLAEAVEAAFEGKGTPEGLTQSAVAGQAAGVLMEASRGAEMLVVGNRGRGGFAGLLLGSVSTTVAAHAYCPVLIARPHRD
- a CDS encoding TetR/AcrR family transcriptional regulator, which translates into the protein MPNSRPARDRILDAYEDLLINEGPRGATLDAVVARAEVSKGGLLYHFKNKEAMASALIERLRELAATDLQTMREDPEGPARYLVRSSVYVGSELDRALIAVVRLAQASDTAASDLLQEIHRSWFDLVQQEIGDPAISRAVMLLADGLYYNEGLPGGWPQDTRDTRSRSVPELLNVVDLLKSHAQQARA